The sequence GCCGTCATGCCCGGGTGCCCGAAGCCCTTCGACCCGGGCGCCCCCGCATTGGGGGCGCCCGGCCGCCGGTTTCCCGGCGTTCTCCCGGCGCATGGCGACTAAGTAGCCCGCGTGATAGGATAAGAGACTTATCTTCCCTGCTCCTGGGGAAGTTCCGGGAGCCATCTTAATTTTTGATGTCCACAGGGAGGGACACTGTCTCTATGCAACGCGACTACGAATCCATGTACATCCTCCGGCCAAACCTGGAGGACGAGCAGGTGGATGCCGCGGTGAAGAAGCTGGAAGACTTCATCACCAAGAATGGCGGCTCCATCGTCCGCCACGAGAAGAAGGGCAAGAAGCGCCTCGCCTACGAGGTCAAGGACCAGAAGGACGGGCACTACAGCCTGATCAACTTCACGCTCGAGCCGTCGCAAATCAACGAGCTCAAGCGATTCTTCTCCCTTTCGGAGGAGACCGTCCGGTACCTCATCCTCCGGCAGGACGAAGCGGGCCCGGTACAGCCCAAGCCAGCCGTGCAGCCGGCTCAGCCGCCCGTCGAGGCCGCCGTTTAACCACGGGAGGGTCGTCCAGATGTCGCTCAACCACATCGTCCTGGTCGGTGTCGTCGATCGCCCGCCCGAGAAGCGGGTCTCGCCGGAAGGCGTCGGCACGACGTCCTTCAAGCTCAAGGTGCTGCGGCCGGCCCGCGCGGCAGGCGGCGACGCCGACGAGCAGGGCGAGCCCGCGGCTCCCGGCCGAGGCGAGCGCTTCGACTACGTCCCCATCCTGGCGCTGCGCCGCACCGCCGACTTCGCGGCAGAACTGCGAGCTGGCGAGACCGTGGCGGTGGAGGGGCGACTGGAGACCTTCCAGCTTCCGGGCGAGCAGTACAAGAACGGCGTGCGCGTGGTAGCCGAGTCGGTAAACCGGCTCGGGACGGCTGCGCCGGCCGGCGCGCCGACCAGCGCGGCCCCCGCCTATGCGGAGCCTGCCGCGGCCACGGTCGGAGCCGGCCACGCCGACGACATGCAGCCCGATTTCGACGACAGTATCCCTTTCTAGATAGAAGGTTTCGAGAATCATGAGCAACGGAATGACCAAGCGCCGCCGGGTGAAGCGCCGCAAGGCCTGCACTTTCTGCGTCGACAAGGCCACCTACGTGGACTACAAGGACGTCATGCGCCTTCGGAAGTACATCACCGAGCGCGGCAAGGTCCTGCCGCGGCGTGTGACGGGCAACTGCGCCCGCCACCAGCGGGTGATGACGGTCGCGATCAAGCGTTCCCGCGAGATCGCGCTGATGCCGTACTTCATCGACTAGCCGGCGGCCTGAAGCGGTAACTCGGTCAGAGGGGCACCGGCCGCCGGCCTCGACGCCGTAGCGTCCCAGCCAGGCCGCCCAGGCCGGGCACCTATCTGACCTTCCCTTTCGATCGAACGGTTCAACGATGACGACGCCCGCAACAACATCCGACATCCGGGAACGCGCCCTCGCGGAACTGGCAGGCGCGACCACGGGCCCGGAGCTCGACGAGTGGAACATTCGCTACCTGGGCCGCGAGCGCGGCGAGCTGTCGCGCCTGCTCAAGAGCATCCCGACGTTGCCGCCCGCGGAGCGAAAGCCCTTCGGCGAGGCGATCAACGCGTTGAAGCGCGAACTCGAAGAGGCCTTTTCGGGCCGCCTCGACGACGTGCGCAAGCTGGAACTCGATCGCAAGCTGATTTACGAGCGAATCGACGCGACCCTGCCGGGCCGCGGGATCCCGTTCGGCTACGAGCACCTCCTGGTCAGCATCCGCGACGAGATGATCGAGACCTTCGCGCTGCTCGGGTTCGAGGTGGCCGAGGGGCCGGAGATAGAAGACGACTGGCACAACTTCACCGCCCTCAACACGCCCGAGGATCACCCGGCCCGCGACGCGCAAGACACGTTCTACCTGCAGGGAGGCGGGCTGCTGCGCACGCAGACCTCCTCGGTGCAGATCCGCTACATGGAGCAGCACAAGCCGCCCATCCGCATCATCGCCCCGGGCCGGGTGTACCGCCGCGACACCATCACACCGCGGCACTACCCGATCTTCCACCAGATCGAGGGGCTGTACGTCGACCGCGACGTCACCTTCGCCGACCTCAAGGGAACGCTCCACGCGTTCGCCCGGCGGACCTTCGGCGAGGGTGCCGACGTGCGCCTCAGGCCGAGTTTCTTCCCGTTCACGGAGCCGTCGGCCGAACTCGACGTCCGGTGCGTCTTCTGTGCGAGCCAGGGCTGCCGGATCTGCTCGTACTCGGGCTGGATCGAGCAGGGTGGCTGCGGGATGGTCGATCCGGCCGTGTTGAAGAACGTCGGAATCGACCCGGAGGAGTACACGGGCTTCGCGTTCGGCATGGGCTACGACCGGACGGCGATGCTCAAGTACGAAATCCCCGACATCCGGCTGTTCTGGGAAAGCGACCTGCGCTTCCTGGCGCAATTCTCGGAGGCTTGAGGCCATGCGCTTGCCGCTCGAGTGGCTCCTGGAGCAATTCGCTGCATCTCGTGAAGATCTCTCGCAGGAGGCCATCGCCACCTGCCTGATGGCGGCCGGCTTCGAACTCGAAGCGGTCGAGTACGTCAGGCCGGGCCTGGAAACGGTGGTTACCGGCAAGCTGCTGACGGCCGATGCCCACCCGAATGCCGACCGACTGCGCGTCTGCCGGACGGACGTCGGCCGGGATCAGCCGCTGCAGATCATCACGGCCGCGCCAAACGTGAAGGCCGGCGACATCGTCCCCGTGGCGCTCGTCGGCAGCAAGTTGCCGTCCGGTAAGGACATCGGCGAGGCCAAGATGCGCGGCGTGGATTCGTTCGGCATGTTCTGCTCGGCCGTCGAACTCGGCCTGGACCAGCAGCAGGCCCAGGATCGCGCCCTGCTGCGTAACGTGCTCGCAAAGGCCAGGCCGGATCTGGCCGGAGACGAGATCGAGAAGGCGGTCGACCTGTGCTTCGAGTTCGTGATGGTCCTGCCGGCGGGGACCGGCCTGGGCCAGCCGATCGCCAACGTCCTGCACCTGGGCGACGCGGTGGCCGATGTCGCCATCACCGCCAATCGCGGCGACGCCCTGTCGGTGCGCGGCCTGGCCCGCGAGATGTCGGCCCACGCCTTCCATCCGATCAAGTGGGAGGAGTTGCCGGCCCCGGAAGCGCGGCCCGGCGCGGCCGCCGTCGTCGTGAAGCTGGATGACCCGGATCTGTGCCCGCGCTACGCCGGCCAGGTCGTGCGCGGCATCGAGGTCGGTCCCTCTCCCGACTGGCTCTCGCGCCGCCTGGACCTTGCCGGCATCCGTGCGATCAACAACGTGGTGGACGCGCTCAACTTCGTGATGCTCGAGATCGGGCAACCCATGCACGCATTCGACCTGGCGAAGCTCCGGGGCGCGGTCGCGGCGCGCAGGGCGCGAGCCGGCGAGCGCATCCTCACGCTCGACGAGCAAGATCGCGAGCTGGAAGAAGGCATGCTGGTCATCGCGGACGACGCCGGCCCCATTGCCGTCGCGGGCGTCATGGGCGGGCTGGCGAGCGCGGTTTCCTCTGAGACGACCGACATCTTGCTCGAATCCGCCTACTTCACCCCCTCGGCGGTCCGGCGCACCGCGAAGAAGCTGGCCCTCGCAAGCGAATCGAGCTACCGCTTCGAACGCGGCGTGGATCCGGAGAACACCGGCAGCGCGCTGGAGCACGCGGCGCGCCTGGTCGTCTCGCTCGCCGGCGGCACCCTGGACGGCCCCCAGGTAGACGCGCGCCACGAGGGCTTTCCGGCCGAATTGGTAGTCGAGTTGCGTCCGTCCCGCGCGGACAAGGTGCTGGGCCTGGACATCCCCGAAGCCACGCAGGTGGCCTACCTGGGCAGGCTCGGCTTCGAGGAGGTCCCGGGCCATGCCGCGCTGCCGGCCATCGCGTTCCGCGTGCCGGGCTGGCGCCGCCACGACGTGACCCGGGAGATCGACCTCATCGAGGAAGTGGCCCGCATCGCCGGCTACGACCAGGTTCCCGAGACCCTGCCGAAGCTGGCGCAGCCGCCGGCCATCCGCCGCGAGGTCCACGAGCGGCTGAGGCCGATCCTGCGCGGCGCCGGGTTTTCCGAGATCGTTTCCCCGCCGCTTTCCGGCCAGGCGCTCCAGGCCAAGGTGCTTGGCGGCACGAGCCACGCCGTGAGCCTGACCAACCCGCTCAGCGACATGGGCATCTTGCGCCTGTCATTGCTCCCGAGCCTGCTGGAGGTGGCGCGGATCAACTTCAACCAGGGCGCGGAGCGCATCGCCTTGTTCGAGGTCGGCCGCACCTACCGCCGGGAATGGGGCTCCAACACCGAATCGCTGCAAGTCGCCGCCCTGGCCGTCGGGGACCTGGCCAGGGGCCTTTGGAAGCGGGCGCCGGAAGTCCTCCAGGCCGATTTCGGGTGGTCGCTGGGCGTCGCGGAGTCGGTCCTGGGCGCCCTGGGCCTGGGCGACCTCGCACCGGTGAGCGACGCCGAGCAACCCGGCTTCCACCCGGGGCGCTGCGCGCGTTTCGAGTTCGAAGGCCGAATACTCGCGGTATTCGGGGAGATCCACCCCCTCGTGGCCGAACGATTCGACCTGCCCGGGAGTATCCGCACGGCGGCGGTCGTCTTCTACCCCGAGATCGTCGAGGCCGCATGCCAGGCACGCCCGCGCCGGGTCTACAAGCCGATCCCGCGGTTCCCGGCCATCACGCGCGACGTGGCGTTGCTGCTGGACGATGGTATGCCGGCCGGCGACCTGGTGCGCGTCGCCAGGGAGGCCGGCGGTCCACTCCTCGAGGAGGCGCGGCTCTTCGACCGATACCAGGGGCCGCAGGTGCCGGCGGGCAAGGTCAGCCTGGCGCTTGCCCTGCGGTATCGCAGCGGCGACCGCACGCTGACGGACGCCGAAGTCGAGGCCGTGCACCAGACCGTCGTCGCCAGGCTGCGCGACCGCTTCGGGGCCGAGCAACGCGTGTAGGGACGCGCTCCCGGACCCGGGCGGTACGCCTGTCACCGTGATGTTTGAAAGTGCCGGGGTATCATGGCGATAGCGTGCGACCGGGTGCCGGTTTGACGGCCCAGGGTTGGGAAGACAGCAGGAGATCCCCAGACGGCAATGGCGTCCAAGGCGAAGGCTAAGGCCAAGGCCAAGGGTAAGAAGAAGCCCGCAGCCCAGAAGGGTGGCCTTTTCGCAGGTCTCCTCGCGCTGTTCGGCGGCGGCAAGAAGAAGAAGACGCCAGCCAAGAAGGGCAAGGGCGACAAGGCCGAGAAGCCGGCAAAGACTGCAAAGAAGAGTGCTCCGCCCGCCGCGCAGGAGGAGCAATGGGACGAATCCCAGCAATGGGACCAGAACCAGCAGTGGGACCAGTCCCAGCAAGGCGAGTGGGATCAGAACCAGCAGTGGGACCAGTCGCAACAGGGCGAGTGGGATCAGAACCAGCAATGGGACCAGTCGCAACAGGGCGAGTGGGACCAGTCGCAAGCCTATGACCAGGGCGCCCAGGGCTACGACCAGGGAGCGCAGGACTACGCCGAACTGACCGGGCAGGCTCCTCCGGCACCCGCGGGCGGAGACAAGAAGCAGTCTTACGCCGAGATGTTCGGCGAGGACTTCGACTGGACGGCCGGCGGCGGGTACGCTTCCAGCTAC is a genomic window of Candidatus Tanganyikabacteria bacterium containing:
- the pheS gene encoding phenylalanine--tRNA ligase subunit alpha, with amino-acid sequence MTTPATTSDIRERALAELAGATTGPELDEWNIRYLGRERGELSRLLKSIPTLPPAERKPFGEAINALKRELEEAFSGRLDDVRKLELDRKLIYERIDATLPGRGIPFGYEHLLVSIRDEMIETFALLGFEVAEGPEIEDDWHNFTALNTPEDHPARDAQDTFYLQGGGLLRTQTSSVQIRYMEQHKPPIRIIAPGRVYRRDTITPRHYPIFHQIEGLYVDRDVTFADLKGTLHAFARRTFGEGADVRLRPSFFPFTEPSAELDVRCVFCASQGCRICSYSGWIEQGGCGMVDPAVLKNVGIDPEEYTGFAFGMGYDRTAMLKYEIPDIRLFWESDLRFLAQFSEA
- a CDS encoding 30S ribosomal protein S18; translated protein: MSNGMTKRRRVKRRKACTFCVDKATYVDYKDVMRLRKYITERGKVLPRRVTGNCARHQRVMTVAIKRSREIALMPYFID
- a CDS encoding phenylalanine--tRNA ligase subunit beta, with amino-acid sequence MRLPLEWLLEQFAASREDLSQEAIATCLMAAGFELEAVEYVRPGLETVVTGKLLTADAHPNADRLRVCRTDVGRDQPLQIITAAPNVKAGDIVPVALVGSKLPSGKDIGEAKMRGVDSFGMFCSAVELGLDQQQAQDRALLRNVLAKARPDLAGDEIEKAVDLCFEFVMVLPAGTGLGQPIANVLHLGDAVADVAITANRGDALSVRGLAREMSAHAFHPIKWEELPAPEARPGAAAVVVKLDDPDLCPRYAGQVVRGIEVGPSPDWLSRRLDLAGIRAINNVVDALNFVMLEIGQPMHAFDLAKLRGAVAARRARAGERILTLDEQDRELEEGMLVIADDAGPIAVAGVMGGLASAVSSETTDILLESAYFTPSAVRRTAKKLALASESSYRFERGVDPENTGSALEHAARLVVSLAGGTLDGPQVDARHEGFPAELVVELRPSRADKVLGLDIPEATQVAYLGRLGFEEVPGHAALPAIAFRVPGWRRHDVTREIDLIEEVARIAGYDQVPETLPKLAQPPAIRREVHERLRPILRGAGFSEIVSPPLSGQALQAKVLGGTSHAVSLTNPLSDMGILRLSLLPSLLEVARINFNQGAERIALFEVGRTYRREWGSNTESLQVAALAVGDLARGLWKRAPEVLQADFGWSLGVAESVLGALGLGDLAPVSDAEQPGFHPGRCARFEFEGRILAVFGEIHPLVAERFDLPGSIRTAAVVFYPEIVEAACQARPRRVYKPIPRFPAITRDVALLLDDGMPAGDLVRVAREAGGPLLEEARLFDRYQGPQVPAGKVSLALALRYRSGDRTLTDAEVEAVHQTVVARLRDRFGAEQRV
- a CDS encoding single-stranded DNA-binding protein; the protein is MSLNHIVLVGVVDRPPEKRVSPEGVGTTSFKLKVLRPARAAGGDADEQGEPAAPGRGERFDYVPILALRRTADFAAELRAGETVAVEGRLETFQLPGEQYKNGVRVVAESVNRLGTAAPAGAPTSAAPAYAEPAAATVGAGHADDMQPDFDDSIPF
- the rpsF gene encoding 30S ribosomal protein S6: MQRDYESMYILRPNLEDEQVDAAVKKLEDFITKNGGSIVRHEKKGKKRLAYEVKDQKDGHYSLINFTLEPSQINELKRFFSLSEETVRYLILRQDEAGPVQPKPAVQPAQPPVEAAV